Proteins from a single region of Thermotoga maritima MSB8:
- a CDS encoding sodium-translocating pyrophosphatase, which yields MYVAALFFLIPLVALGFAAANFAAVVRKPEGTERMKEISSYIRSGADSFLAHETKAIFKVAIVIAILLMIFTTWQTGVAFLLGAVMSASAGIVGMKMATRANVRVAEAARTTKKIGPALKVAYQGGSVMGLSVGGFALLGLVLVYLIFGKWMGQVDNLNIYTNWLGINFVPFAMTVSGYALGCSIIAMFDRVGGGVYTKAADMAADLVGKTELNLPEDDPRNPATIADNVGDNVGDVAGLGADLLESFVGAIVSSIILASYMFPIYVQKIGENLVHQVPKETIQALISYPIFFALVGLGCSMLGILYVIVKKPSDNPQRELNISLWTSALLTVVLTAFLTYFYLKDLQGLDVVGFRFGAISPWFSAIIGIFSGILIGFWAEYYTSYRYKPTQFLSKSSIEGTGMVISNGLSLGMKSVFPPTLTLVLGILFADYFAGLYGVAIAALGMLSFVATSVSVDSYGPIADNAGGISEMCELDPEVRKITDHLDAVGNTTAAIGKGFAIGSAIFAALSLFASYMFSQISPSDIGKPPSLVLLLNMLDARVIAGALLGAAITYYFSGYLISAVTKAAMKMVDEIRRQAREIPGLLEGKAKPDYNRCIEITSDNALKQMGYPAFIAILTPLVTGFLLGAEFVGGVLIGTVLSGAMLAILTANSGGAWDNAKKYLEAGNLEGYGKGSEPHKALVIGDTVGDPLKDTVGPSLDILIKIMSVVSVIAVSIFKHVHLF from the coding sequence ATGTATGTGGCTGCTCTTTTCTTTTTAATTCCGCTTGTTGCACTCGGTTTTGCTGCCGCAAACTTCGCAGCCGTCGTCAGAAAACCAGAGGGGACCGAGCGGATGAAAGAGATTTCCTCCTACATCAGAAGTGGAGCAGATTCCTTCCTTGCACACGAAACAAAAGCTATTTTCAAAGTTGCCATCGTCATAGCGATACTCCTCATGATTTTCACAACCTGGCAGACGGGTGTGGCGTTTCTCCTGGGAGCCGTTATGAGTGCATCTGCTGGTATCGTGGGAATGAAGATGGCCACCAGGGCAAACGTCAGGGTGGCGGAGGCTGCAAGAACCACAAAGAAGATAGGTCCCGCTTTGAAAGTGGCGTATCAAGGCGGAAGCGTTATGGGTCTTTCCGTTGGTGGATTCGCTCTGCTTGGACTCGTCCTGGTGTATCTGATTTTCGGAAAGTGGATGGGACAGGTGGACAATCTGAACATATACACGAACTGGCTTGGAATAAACTTTGTTCCTTTTGCGATGACCGTTTCTGGATACGCCCTTGGATGTTCAATCATTGCCATGTTCGATAGGGTCGGTGGAGGAGTTTACACGAAGGCCGCTGATATGGCAGCCGACCTCGTTGGGAAAACCGAATTGAACCTCCCGGAAGACGATCCCAGGAATCCGGCAACGATCGCAGACAATGTGGGAGACAACGTGGGAGACGTTGCGGGGCTCGGAGCGGACCTTTTGGAGAGCTTTGTTGGAGCGATAGTTTCTTCCATAATCCTCGCTTCTTACATGTTCCCAATCTACGTTCAGAAGATAGGTGAGAATCTGGTACATCAGGTACCGAAGGAGACGATACAGGCGCTCATCAGCTATCCTATCTTCTTTGCTCTTGTTGGTCTTGGCTGTTCGATGCTTGGAATACTCTATGTGATCGTAAAGAAGCCATCTGATAATCCTCAAAGAGAACTCAACATCAGCCTCTGGACATCCGCGCTGCTCACAGTTGTCCTCACAGCCTTTCTGACGTATTTCTATCTGAAAGATCTTCAGGGACTCGATGTAGTCGGATTCCGATTTGGAGCCATCTCACCCTGGTTCTCAGCGATCATAGGCATCTTCTCAGGGATTCTCATAGGATTCTGGGCCGAGTACTACACGAGCTATCGCTACAAACCGACCCAGTTTCTGAGTAAATCTTCTATCGAAGGAACCGGAATGGTCATTTCGAACGGACTTTCGCTTGGTATGAAGAGCGTGTTTCCTCCCACTCTAACACTTGTTCTTGGTATTCTTTTTGCTGATTATTTTGCGGGTCTCTACGGTGTGGCGATTGCCGCGCTTGGAATGCTTTCGTTCGTTGCAACATCCGTTTCTGTTGACAGCTACGGTCCCATTGCGGACAACGCGGGCGGAATAAGCGAAATGTGTGAACTGGATCCCGAAGTCAGGAAGATCACGGATCACCTCGACGCGGTCGGTAACACCACCGCAGCCATAGGAAAAGGATTCGCTATAGGATCCGCTATCTTTGCAGCGCTTTCGCTCTTTGCGTCTTACATGTTCTCCCAGATCAGTCCTTCTGATATTGGGAAGCCTCCTTCACTCGTGCTTCTTCTGAACATGCTCGATGCGAGGGTCATAGCAGGCGCCCTCCTTGGTGCAGCCATCACATATTACTTCAGTGGATATCTTATTTCGGCAGTTACCAAGGCAGCTATGAAGATGGTGGATGAGATCAGAAGACAGGCTCGAGAGATCCCAGGACTGCTGGAAGGTAAGGCCAAGCCTGACTACAACAGGTGTATTGAGATCACAAGCGACAACGCTCTGAAGCAGATGGGTTATCCTGCGTTCATAGCGATTCTCACACCGCTTGTGACTGGTTTTCTCCTCGGAGCGGAGTTTGTTGGAGGAGTGTTGATAGGAACGGTCCTCAGTGGTGCGATGCTCGCAATTCTGACGGCCAATTCTGGAGGAGCCTGGGACAACGCGAAGAAGTACCTGGAAGCGGGTAATTTGGAAGGGTACGGAAAAGGTTCCGAGCCGCACAAAGCGCTGGTTATAGGAGACACGGTTGGAGATCCTCTCAAGGACACCGTTGGACCTTCTCTTGACATTCTCATAAAGATCATGTCGGTGGTCTCGGTGATAGCTGTCTCCATATTCAAACACGTTCACCTGTTCTGA
- a CDS encoding DUF4911 domain-containing protein, producing the protein MEYDVYVRVSKEDVHLLNYLLEVEEHMFNIRKYEDGVLKIITPFPEEAIKLLEGCKEMVDLEILEVKENPGEA; encoded by the coding sequence ATGGAATACGATGTTTACGTGAGGGTTTCAAAAGAGGATGTTCACCTTCTGAACTACCTTCTTGAGGTGGAAGAGCATATGTTCAACATCAGAAAATACGAAGATGGAGTTTTGAAAATTATCACTCCTTTTCCTGAGGAGGCTATAAAGCTCCTTGAAGGATGTAAAGAGATGGTGGATCTTGAAATCCTCGAGGTAAAGGAGAATCCCGGCGAGGCATGA
- the leuS gene encoding leucine--tRNA ligase: MKEYRPQEIEKKWQEVWEEKKVFYTPQRSEKPKYYALVMFPYPSGTLHVGHVKNYVIGDIVARYKRMRGYNVLHPFGYDAFGLPAENAAIEKGIHPEEWTRKNIATIRQQVKKLGISYDWSREIATCDEEYYKWTQWIFLQLYKNGLAYKKKAAVNWCPKCKTVLANEQVKDGKCERCGTSVTIRHLEQWFFKITDYAERLLNDLDKLTGWPEHVKTMQRNWIGKSTGAEIDFPVEGSDTKIRVFTTRPDTLWGVTFMALAPESPLVEELVPEEKKEELQEFLERVKQQDRFRRTSVEAEKEGFFLGRYAINPVTGERIPIYVANYILMEYGTGAIMGVPAHDQRDFSFAKKYGIPIKVVIKPADKDLDPEKMEEAYEGEGIMVNSGPFDGTPSSEGIEKVINWLEEKGIGKRSVQYKLRDWLISRQRYWGAPIPIIYCEKCGVVPVPEEDLPVRLPKDVEFLPTGQSPLSFHEGFKKTKCPVCGGEAQRETDTMDTFVDSSWYFLRYVNPHLEDKPFEPDDVNYWLPVDQYIGGVEHAVLHLLYSRFVTKVLHDLGYLNFDEPFTNLFTQGMIYKDGAKMSKSKGNVVSPDEMIEKYGADTLRMYILFMAPPEKDAEWSDAGIEGVHRFVKRLWNTFYTVLPFVKEENTENLVLKNSTEKELRRKLHSIIKKITEDIEGGFKFNTAISGLMELVNHLSQYLNSVPQEEWNRKLLREIVEKLTLALSPFAPHLAEEFWHDLGNDSLVVQQSWPSYDPKALEVEEVEIAIQINGKVRDKVVVPVDISEEDLKRIVLERERVKEYVDGKPIRKFIYVKGRIVNIVV, translated from the coding sequence ATGAAGGAATACAGACCACAGGAAATAGAGAAAAAATGGCAGGAAGTATGGGAAGAAAAGAAGGTCTTCTATACACCTCAGAGGTCTGAGAAACCCAAGTATTATGCCCTCGTGATGTTTCCGTATCCCTCTGGAACTCTCCACGTAGGGCACGTGAAAAACTACGTCATAGGTGACATAGTTGCAAGATACAAGAGGATGAGAGGATACAACGTCCTTCACCCGTTCGGATACGACGCATTCGGACTTCCCGCCGAGAACGCCGCGATCGAAAAGGGAATTCATCCTGAAGAGTGGACAAGGAAGAACATTGCCACCATTCGGCAGCAGGTGAAAAAACTCGGTATAAGCTACGACTGGAGCAGAGAAATAGCGACCTGCGACGAGGAGTACTACAAGTGGACCCAGTGGATATTTCTCCAGCTCTACAAGAATGGTTTGGCCTACAAGAAAAAGGCGGCTGTCAACTGGTGCCCCAAGTGTAAAACTGTTCTTGCGAACGAGCAGGTGAAAGACGGAAAATGTGAAAGATGTGGAACGAGCGTCACCATAAGGCACCTCGAACAGTGGTTTTTCAAGATCACGGATTACGCGGAAAGACTGCTGAACGACCTGGACAAGCTCACAGGATGGCCGGAGCACGTCAAGACCATGCAGAGAAACTGGATAGGAAAGAGCACCGGTGCGGAAATAGATTTTCCTGTCGAAGGATCGGATACAAAGATCAGGGTCTTCACAACCAGGCCCGACACACTCTGGGGTGTCACTTTCATGGCTCTTGCACCGGAGTCTCCCCTTGTTGAAGAGCTCGTTCCTGAGGAGAAGAAAGAAGAGCTTCAGGAATTCCTTGAACGTGTAAAGCAGCAGGATAGATTCAGAAGAACCTCTGTCGAAGCCGAGAAAGAAGGGTTCTTCCTGGGAAGGTACGCCATAAACCCCGTGACCGGCGAGAGGATACCGATCTACGTGGCAAACTACATCCTCATGGAGTATGGAACGGGTGCCATCATGGGAGTTCCTGCCCACGATCAGAGGGACTTCTCCTTCGCTAAAAAATACGGAATTCCGATAAAGGTTGTGATTAAACCAGCAGACAAAGATCTCGATCCGGAGAAGATGGAAGAAGCCTACGAAGGCGAGGGTATCATGGTGAACTCCGGACCGTTCGATGGAACACCGAGCAGCGAAGGAATAGAAAAAGTCATAAATTGGCTCGAGGAAAAAGGCATTGGAAAGAGGTCGGTCCAGTACAAGTTGAGAGACTGGCTCATATCGAGGCAGAGATACTGGGGCGCTCCAATCCCCATCATCTACTGTGAAAAATGCGGTGTTGTACCCGTTCCAGAAGAGGACCTTCCCGTGAGACTTCCAAAAGACGTGGAATTCCTTCCAACGGGTCAATCTCCTCTTTCTTTCCACGAAGGTTTCAAGAAGACAAAGTGCCCCGTCTGTGGCGGAGAAGCCCAGAGAGAAACGGACACCATGGACACTTTCGTTGATTCTTCCTGGTACTTCCTCAGATACGTGAATCCTCACCTGGAGGATAAGCCGTTCGAGCCTGATGACGTGAACTACTGGTTACCGGTGGATCAGTACATTGGAGGAGTGGAACACGCCGTACTGCATTTGCTGTACTCCAGATTCGTAACCAAGGTACTGCACGATCTGGGTTATCTCAATTTCGACGAACCATTCACCAACCTTTTCACACAGGGAATGATTTACAAAGACGGTGCCAAGATGTCCAAGTCGAAGGGGAACGTGGTGTCCCCGGATGAGATGATAGAGAAATACGGTGCGGATACCTTGAGAATGTACATACTCTTCATGGCACCTCCAGAGAAAGACGCCGAATGGAGTGACGCCGGTATCGAAGGTGTTCACAGATTCGTCAAAAGGCTCTGGAACACTTTCTACACGGTTCTTCCGTTTGTGAAAGAAGAAAACACGGAGAATCTTGTGTTGAAAAACTCCACAGAAAAGGAACTCAGAAGAAAGCTTCACAGTATTATCAAGAAGATAACGGAGGATATAGAAGGTGGATTCAAGTTCAACACCGCTATAAGTGGTCTGATGGAACTCGTGAACCACCTGAGCCAGTACTTGAACAGTGTACCGCAGGAGGAATGGAACAGGAAACTCCTGCGAGAGATAGTAGAGAAACTCACACTCGCTCTTTCACCTTTCGCACCGCACCTTGCAGAGGAGTTCTGGCACGATCTCGGAAACGATAGTCTTGTTGTCCAGCAGTCCTGGCCTTCCTACGATCCAAAAGCGCTCGAAGTGGAGGAAGTCGAAATCGCCATCCAGATAAATGGAAAGGTGAGAGACAAAGTGGTTGTGCCTGTGGATATCTCTGAAGAGGATCTGAAGAGGATCGTCCTCGAAAGAGAAAGGGTCAAGGAATACGTCGATGGCAAACCAATAAGGAAATTCATTTACGTGAAGGGAAGAATCGTAAATATCGTGGTATGA
- a CDS encoding redox-sensing transcriptional repressor Rex, giving the protein MAEKIPKPVSKRLVSYYMCLERLLDEGVEVVSSEELARRLDLKASQIRKDLSYFGEFGKRGVGYNVEHLYDAIGEILGVKKEWKLVVVGAGNIGRAVANYTVMKEKGFRIIGIFDSDPSKIGKEAAPGLTVSDVSELEKFVEEHGVEIGVIAVPAEHAQEIAERLEKAGIKGILNFAPVKIKVSVPVENIDITASLRVLTFEIVRRNS; this is encoded by the coding sequence ATGGCGGAAAAGATACCGAAGCCCGTTTCAAAAAGGTTGGTAAGTTACTACATGTGCCTTGAAAGGCTCCTCGATGAGGGTGTAGAGGTGGTATCCTCGGAAGAGCTCGCAAGAAGGCTCGATCTCAAAGCGAGTCAGATAAGAAAGGATCTGTCATATTTTGGAGAGTTTGGAAAGCGCGGGGTTGGTTACAACGTGGAACATCTTTACGATGCGATTGGCGAGATCCTCGGTGTAAAGAAAGAGTGGAAACTGGTCGTTGTGGGAGCTGGAAACATAGGAAGAGCAGTTGCGAACTACACAGTGATGAAGGAAAAGGGTTTCAGGATAATAGGAATTTTCGATAGCGATCCGTCAAAGATAGGAAAAGAAGCAGCTCCTGGCCTTACTGTGAGTGATGTGAGTGAACTCGAAAAATTTGTTGAAGAGCACGGTGTCGAAATAGGAGTGATAGCCGTTCCCGCTGAACACGCTCAGGAGATAGCTGAAAGATTGGAAAAAGCAGGCATCAAGGGGATTCTGAATTTCGCCCCCGTGAAGATAAAGGTATCTGTCCCGGTAGAGAACATAGACATAACCGCTTCTTTGAGAGTTCTTACCTTCGAGATTGTGAGGAGGAATTCTTGA
- a CDS encoding YqeG family HAD IIIA-type phosphatase produces the protein MKVERVERVEDIDFEGLLKEGYTCFFFDFDNTLVPWKESKLEESKRRLLIELAKKARVVVVSNGKPRKVDLPVMFIWRAGKPFSLKLWRFLKKEKIDPKRCVMIGDQIFTDVLTGKIFGFRVIKVEPISAKEFFGTKILRFFEKILEGKVR, from the coding sequence ATGAAAGTCGAAAGAGTTGAAAGGGTCGAAGACATAGACTTCGAAGGTCTTTTGAAAGAAGGCTACACCTGTTTCTTTTTTGACTTCGATAACACTCTTGTTCCGTGGAAAGAGAGCAAACTTGAAGAGAGTAAGAGAAGGTTGTTAATCGAACTGGCAAAAAAAGCTCGTGTGGTAGTTGTTTCTAATGGAAAACCAAGAAAGGTCGATCTTCCAGTCATGTTCATCTGGAGGGCGGGGAAGCCTTTCAGTCTGAAGCTTTGGAGATTCCTGAAAAAGGAAAAAATCGATCCAAAGCGCTGTGTGATGATAGGAGATCAGATTTTTACAGATGTGCTCACTGGTAAGATTTTCGGATTTCGTGTGATAAAAGTAGAACCGATCAGTGCGAAAGAATTCTTTGGTACGAAGATTCTGAGGTTCTTCGAAAAAATACTGGAGGGAAAAGTACGATGA
- a CDS encoding acyl carrier protein has product MERKKLIAKFVEIASEKMGKDLETVDEENTFKELGFDSIDVIDLVMFFEDEFALRIEDEEISKIRKVKDLIDIVIKKLEEIDDEVSEG; this is encoded by the coding sequence GTGGAAAGAAAAAAGCTCATTGCGAAATTTGTCGAAATCGCGTCAGAGAAAATGGGAAAAGATCTTGAAACGGTTGATGAGGAAAACACGTTCAAAGAGCTCGGATTCGATTCGATAGACGTGATAGATCTTGTGATGTTCTTCGAGGATGAATTTGCCTTGAGAATAGAAGATGAGGAAATATCGAAAATCCGGAAGGTTAAGGATTTGATCGATATCGTAATCAAGAAGCTGGAGGAGATCGACGATGAGGTATCTGAGGGCTGA
- the rgy gene encoding reverse gyrase produces the protein MNSKYHHSCINCGGLNTDERNERGLPCEVCLPEDSPSDIYRALLERKTLKEYRFYHEFWNEYEDFRSFFKKKFGKDLTGYQRLWAKRIVQGKSFTMVAPTGVGKTTFGMMTALWLARKGKKSALVFPTVTLVKQTLERLQKLADEKVKIFGFYSSMKKEEKEKFEKSFEEDDYHILVFSTQFVSKNREKLSQKRFDFVFVDDVDAVLKASRNIDTLLMMVGIPEEIIRKAFSTIKQGKIYERPKNLKPGILVVSSATAKPRGIRPLLFRDLLNFTVGRLVSVARNITHVRISSRSKEKLVELLEIFRDGILIFAQTEEEGKELYEYLKRFKFNVGETWSEFEKNFEDFKVGKINILIGVQAYYGKLTRGVDLPERIKYVIFWGTPSMRFSLELDKAPRFVLARVLKEMGLIKAQENPDVEELRKIAKEHLTQKEFVEKVKEMFRGVVVKDEDLELIIPDVYTYIQASGRSSRILNGVLVKGVSVIFEEDEEIFESLKTRLLLIAEEEIIEEAEANWKELVHEVEESRRRSERELTDTSRSLLIIVESPTKAETLSRFLGRASSRKERNIIVHEAVTGEGVILFTATRGHVYDLVTKGGIHGVEEENGKFVPVYNSLKRCRDCGYQFTEDRDECPVCSSKNIDDKTETLRALREISLEADEILVATDPDVEGEKISWDVTQYLLPSTRSLRRIEMHEITRYGFKKARESVRFVDFNLVKAQIVRRVQDRWIGFELSGKLQKRFGRSNLSAGRVQSTVLGWIVEREEEYKKSEKDFTLLVLENGVNLEVEGKIADDVVTVVELQEAEEEKNPLPPYTTSSALSEISQKLRLGVQEVMDILQDLFEKGFITYHRTDSTRISLEGQNVARTYLRKIGKEDIFMGRSWSTEGAHEAIRPVKPIDARELEEMIEEGLIADLTKKHLRVYELIFNRFLASQSAAVKVKKQIVTVDVDGKRMGIEQIVEILRDGWNLFVPLTVSPRFEHRTYKIKEKKFYKKHTVPLFTQASIVEEMKKRGIGRPSTYAKIVEVLFRRGYVYEDKYKRVRPTRFGVMVYSYLKERYEKYVTEETTRRLEEIMDKVERGEEDYQATLRLLYEEIKSLMEEG, from the coding sequence GTGAATTCCAAATACCATCATTCCTGTATCAACTGTGGGGGATTGAACACCGATGAAAGAAACGAAAGGGGACTTCCTTGTGAAGTTTGTCTTCCCGAAGATTCCCCTTCTGACATTTATAGGGCCCTTCTTGAAAGAAAGACTCTGAAGGAGTATCGCTTCTATCATGAATTCTGGAACGAGTACGAAGATTTCAGGAGTTTCTTCAAGAAAAAATTCGGGAAGGATTTGACGGGTTATCAAAGGTTGTGGGCAAAGAGGATCGTTCAGGGAAAGAGTTTCACAATGGTTGCACCAACCGGTGTGGGGAAAACAACTTTTGGGATGATGACGGCCCTGTGGCTGGCAAGGAAAGGAAAAAAATCCGCTCTCGTTTTCCCAACGGTTACTCTGGTGAAGCAAACTCTCGAAAGGCTTCAAAAGCTTGCCGATGAAAAGGTGAAAATCTTCGGTTTTTATTCCTCAATGAAAAAAGAAGAAAAAGAAAAGTTCGAGAAAAGCTTTGAAGAAGACGATTACCATATCCTGGTTTTCTCCACTCAGTTCGTTTCGAAAAACAGAGAAAAGCTTTCCCAAAAAAGATTTGACTTTGTTTTCGTGGACGATGTGGATGCTGTTCTCAAGGCCTCCCGGAACATAGACACTTTGCTCATGATGGTTGGAATACCGGAAGAGATCATAAGAAAGGCTTTCTCGACTATAAAGCAGGGAAAGATTTACGAAAGGCCAAAGAACCTGAAGCCAGGTATTCTTGTGGTTTCTTCTGCCACCGCCAAACCGCGTGGTATAAGGCCCCTTCTCTTCAGAGACCTCCTCAATTTCACCGTCGGAAGGCTGGTTTCGGTAGCAAGAAACATCACCCATGTCAGGATCTCCTCCAGATCGAAAGAAAAACTGGTAGAGCTGCTGGAGATTTTCAGAGATGGGATATTGATCTTCGCACAAACTGAAGAGGAGGGTAAAGAGCTTTATGAGTACTTGAAAAGATTCAAATTCAATGTGGGAGAGACCTGGTCCGAATTTGAGAAGAATTTCGAAGATTTCAAAGTGGGAAAGATCAACATTCTGATAGGTGTTCAGGCGTACTACGGAAAACTGACGAGAGGTGTCGATCTTCCCGAAAGAATAAAATACGTGATCTTCTGGGGAACTCCTTCCATGAGATTTTCACTGGAACTCGACAAAGCACCGAGGTTTGTTCTTGCCAGGGTTTTAAAGGAAATGGGTTTGATAAAAGCTCAGGAGAACCCAGATGTCGAGGAGCTCAGAAAGATAGCGAAAGAGCATTTAACTCAAAAAGAATTCGTTGAGAAAGTGAAAGAAATGTTCAGAGGAGTGGTTGTTAAAGATGAAGACCTGGAGCTGATCATCCCAGATGTTTACACCTACATACAAGCGTCTGGGAGATCCTCCAGAATACTGAACGGTGTGCTGGTCAAGGGTGTTTCTGTGATCTTCGAAGAAGACGAGGAGATTTTCGAATCGCTGAAAACAAGACTCCTTCTCATCGCAGAAGAAGAAATAATAGAAGAGGCCGAAGCGAACTGGAAAGAATTGGTTCACGAGGTAGAGGAAAGCAGGAGAAGAAGCGAAAGGGAACTGACCGACACGTCAAGATCCCTTCTGATCATCGTGGAGTCTCCGACCAAAGCAGAAACACTCTCCAGATTCCTTGGAAGGGCTTCTTCTCGGAAAGAGAGAAACATAATTGTCCATGAAGCGGTGACAGGCGAGGGAGTGATACTCTTCACCGCGACGAGGGGACACGTCTACGATCTTGTTACAAAGGGAGGAATTCACGGAGTAGAGGAAGAAAATGGAAAATTCGTTCCCGTGTACAACTCTCTGAAAAGATGCAGAGATTGTGGATACCAGTTCACGGAGGATAGGGATGAGTGTCCTGTATGTTCTTCGAAAAACATAGATGATAAGACAGAAACGCTCAGAGCTCTAAGAGAGATTTCACTGGAGGCAGATGAAATCCTTGTGGCAACAGACCCGGATGTTGAAGGAGAGAAAATATCCTGGGATGTGACTCAGTATCTTCTTCCGTCCACCAGATCTTTGAGGAGAATAGAAATGCACGAAATCACAAGGTACGGTTTCAAAAAGGCAAGGGAAAGCGTCCGGTTCGTTGATTTCAATCTGGTGAAGGCACAGATCGTGAGGAGAGTGCAGGACAGGTGGATAGGGTTTGAACTCAGTGGAAAACTGCAGAAAAGATTTGGAAGATCGAATCTCTCGGCAGGCCGGGTGCAATCCACCGTTCTGGGATGGATAGTAGAGAGAGAAGAAGAATACAAAAAGAGCGAAAAAGATTTCACTCTCCTTGTTCTGGAAAACGGTGTGAATCTGGAAGTCGAAGGGAAAATCGCAGACGATGTGGTAACCGTTGTGGAACTACAGGAAGCCGAAGAAGAAAAAAATCCGCTACCACCATACACAACATCTTCGGCACTATCAGAGATTTCACAAAAATTGCGGCTCGGTGTTCAAGAAGTGATGGACATCCTTCAAGATCTTTTTGAAAAAGGTTTCATCACCTATCACAGAACGGATTCAACAAGAATTTCTCTTGAGGGTCAGAACGTCGCGCGAACCTACCTCAGGAAGATAGGAAAAGAGGATATATTCATGGGAAGAAGCTGGTCAACAGAAGGCGCTCACGAGGCGATAAGGCCCGTGAAGCCTATAGATGCCAGGGAACTTGAGGAGATGATCGAAGAAGGTTTGATAGCCGATCTCACCAAGAAACATTTGAGAGTTTATGAACTCATCTTCAACCGCTTTCTTGCCAGTCAATCCGCGGCTGTGAAGGTGAAAAAACAGATCGTGACAGTCGATGTGGATGGTAAGCGGATGGGAATAGAACAGATAGTCGAGATTTTGAGAGACGGCTGGAATCTCTTCGTGCCGTTAACAGTTTCTCCAAGATTTGAACACAGAACCTACAAGATAAAAGAAAAAAAGTTTTACAAAAAACACACCGTTCCTCTCTTCACTCAGGCTTCTATTGTGGAAGAAATGAAGAAAAGAGGTATTGGAAGACCTTCTACTTATGCAAAAATAGTAGAGGTACTTTTCAGAAGAGGCTATGTGTACGAAGACAAATACAAGAGAGTTCGACCAACCAGATTTGGTGTGATGGTCTATTCCTATCTGAAAGAGCGTTATGAGAAATACGTCACAGAAGAGACCACACGAAGATTAGAGGAGATCATGGATAAGGTGGAAAGGGGAGAGGAAGATTATCAAGCAACTCTGAGGCTTTTATATGAAGAAATAAAATCTCTCATGGAGGAGGGGTAA
- a CDS encoding adenosylhomocysteinase — protein MNTGEMKINWVSRYMPLLNKIAEEYSREKPLSGFTVGMSIHLEAKTAYLAITLSKLGAKVVITGSNPLSTQDDVAEALRSKGITVYARRTHDESIYRENLMKVLDERPDFIIDDGGDLTVISHTEREEVLENLKGVSEETTTGVRRLKALEETGKLRVPVIAVNDSKMKYLFDNRYGTGQSTWDAIMRNTNLLVAGKNVVVAGYGWCGRGIALRAAGLGARVIVTEVDPVKAVEAIMDGFTVMPMKEAVKIADFVITASGNTDVLSKEDILSLKDGAVLANAGHFNVEIPVRVLEEIAVEKFEARPNVTGYTLENGKTVFLLAEGRLVNLAAGDGHPVEIMDLSFALQIFAVLYLLENHRKMSPKVYMLPDEIDERVARMKLDSLGVKIDELTEKQRRYLRSWQ, from the coding sequence ATGAACACAGGTGAAATGAAGATAAACTGGGTTTCCAGATACATGCCCCTTCTGAACAAAATCGCCGAGGAGTATTCGAGAGAAAAGCCGCTGTCTGGTTTCACCGTTGGAATGAGCATACACCTTGAAGCAAAAACGGCCTATCTCGCGATTACTCTGTCAAAGCTTGGAGCGAAAGTGGTGATCACAGGAAGCAACCCACTTTCAACACAGGATGATGTGGCGGAAGCGCTCAGATCAAAGGGAATAACCGTTTATGCGAGAAGAACACACGACGAGAGCATCTACCGGGAAAATCTCATGAAAGTTCTCGATGAAAGGCCAGACTTCATAATAGACGACGGAGGAGATCTCACGGTGATTTCTCACACCGAAAGAGAAGAGGTTCTCGAAAATCTCAAAGGGGTATCCGAAGAAACCACGACGGGTGTTAGACGTTTAAAGGCATTGGAAGAGACAGGAAAATTGAGGGTGCCCGTTATCGCTGTGAATGATTCCAAGATGAAGTATCTCTTCGATAACAGATACGGGACGGGTCAGTCCACATGGGACGCCATCATGAGAAACACGAACCTTCTCGTTGCTGGAAAAAACGTTGTGGTGGCGGGATACGGTTGGTGTGGACGAGGGATCGCTCTCCGTGCAGCGGGACTAGGAGCCAGGGTGATCGTGACAGAAGTTGATCCTGTAAAGGCCGTCGAAGCGATCATGGACGGGTTCACAGTTATGCCTATGAAGGAGGCCGTGAAGATTGCCGACTTTGTGATAACGGCCTCAGGAAACACCGACGTTCTCTCAAAGGAAGATATCCTTTCACTCAAAGACGGGGCAGTTCTGGCAAACGCTGGGCATTTCAATGTGGAGATTCCGGTGAGGGTACTGGAAGAAATTGCGGTTGAAAAGTTCGAAGCACGGCCGAACGTGACAGGATACACTCTGGAGAACGGTAAAACAGTCTTTCTTCTTGCGGAGGGAAGGCTGGTCAACCTGGCAGCGGGAGATGGCCACCCAGTAGAAATAATGGATCTGTCCTTTGCACTTCAGATCTTCGCCGTGCTTTATCTTCTTGAAAATCACAGAAAGATGTCACCGAAGGTTTACATGCTCCCAGATGAAATAGACGAAAGAGTGGCCAGGATGAAACTGGATTCTCTGGGAGTAAAGATAGATGAGCTGACAGAGAAACAGAGGAGGTATCTGAGAAGTTGGCAGTGA